Proteins encoded together in one Chryseobacterium taklimakanense window:
- the cmoA gene encoding carboxy-S-adenosyl-L-methionine synthase CmoA has translation MKNQTNSDKVFNEILKPSDFEFNQTVAGVFDDMVSRSVPFYHEMQRMTAEIAATHAKENTKVYDLGCSTGTTMLMMDKMVTEGIPFVGIDESEEMIAKCREKLSNFSMRREVELMAADLAAHFKIDNASVVTMVLVLQFIRPLQRLNIVKNIFEGLNKDGVFILIEKILTEEKSFNREYIDYYYDFKRRNEYSELEISQKREALENVLIPYKTSENINLLREAGFKEVEVFFRWYNFTGIIAKNLNDTDR, from the coding sequence ATGAAAAATCAAACCAATTCAGATAAAGTTTTCAACGAAATACTGAAGCCGTCCGACTTTGAATTCAACCAGACCGTTGCCGGCGTTTTCGATGATATGGTGAGCCGTTCTGTGCCGTTCTACCACGAAATGCAGCGTATGACCGCAGAAATTGCAGCCACTCATGCCAAAGAAAATACGAAGGTTTACGATTTGGGCTGTTCCACAGGTACCACGATGCTGATGATGGATAAGATGGTTACTGAGGGAATTCCTTTTGTCGGCATCGATGAATCCGAAGAAATGATCGCAAAATGCCGTGAAAAACTCTCGAATTTCAGTATGCGCCGCGAAGTTGAGCTGATGGCGGCAGACCTGGCAGCTCACTTCAAAATTGATAACGCCTCGGTAGTGACCATGGTTTTGGTGCTGCAGTTTATCCGTCCACTGCAAAGGCTGAATATTGTTAAAAATATTTTCGAAGGACTGAATAAAGACGGCGTTTTCATTCTCATCGAAAAGATCCTTACCGAAGAAAAATCTTTCAACAGGGAATATATCGACTATTATTACGATTTTAAGCGCCGCAACGAATACAGCGAACTCGAGATTTCACAAAAAAGAGAAGCGCTGGAAAATGTGCTGATTCCCTACAAGACGAGTGAGAACATCAATTTGCTGAGAGAAGCGGGATTCAAGGAAGTTGAGGTGTTTTTCAGATGGTACAATTTCACAGGTATAATTGCAAAAAATCTAAATGATACAGATCGGTAA
- a CDS encoding L,D-transpeptidase family protein — protein MKIHNYLLFAFIFSLLHFCSKKTENTDFTENTEQTKDSASYERGLVNDGEILDVNFDPTLIGAFSTQTEKKLDLDSIGYFFNEFKEFAPYKNEISQFYKNRSSAYAWFDKDGLSEQADHLAVRLMNLEKDGKKLDLPYHKRFHSMMDNEIAKEDEEKVELMLTSQYIAYSKRTFEGKADELAKSADWLKAAGKYDAVEMMSSAVQNGGKIFTDEPTHRHFTSLKEKILDFHNKGLDTVTYQFPAGTYKMGDSSAVISKIRERLFLLGDLKTNEPSGEFDKEMLSAVHHFQYRHSLDSSGVIGKSFLESLNVPGRDRLERMLVNLERMRWISPEDDEYLMVNIPEYKLFAYNSQDYLWDMDVIVGTSNRRTVAFSDKMSYIDFSPYWNIPPGILKRKIIPAMNRSSSYLARNGMEKVGKLTRDIPLIRQKPGPKNPLGKAKFMFPNTYNIYLHDTNEKYLFKSKNKAQSSGCVRVADPLKLAKFVLKDNKDITDSIIVEKMNEGKENRVVLAKKMPVYLTYYTTWVDHNGNLMFSNDIYKRDRKLKAMLMKNIVEPVVKSPENKDKARSGKI, from the coding sequence ATGAAAATACATAATTATCTCCTTTTTGCTTTCATTTTTTCGCTTCTCCATTTCTGCTCGAAGAAAACCGAAAATACAGATTTTACAGAGAATACTGAACAAACAAAGGATTCCGCCAGCTACGAAAGAGGTTTGGTAAATGACGGTGAAATTCTGGACGTTAATTTTGATCCCACACTGATCGGGGCTTTCAGCACACAGACTGAAAAGAAACTAGATTTGGATTCTATCGGATATTTTTTCAATGAGTTTAAAGAATTTGCACCTTACAAAAACGAAATCAGCCAGTTTTATAAAAACAGAAGCAGTGCTTATGCGTGGTTTGATAAAGATGGGCTTTCTGAACAGGCGGATCACCTGGCAGTAAGATTGATGAATCTGGAAAAAGACGGCAAAAAGCTCGATTTGCCTTATCACAAACGTTTCCATAGTATGATGGACAACGAAATCGCAAAAGAAGACGAGGAAAAAGTGGAGTTAATGCTCACTTCACAATATATCGCATACAGTAAACGGACTTTTGAAGGTAAGGCCGATGAACTTGCAAAAAGTGCAGACTGGCTGAAAGCTGCCGGGAAATATGATGCCGTGGAAATGATGAGCAGCGCAGTTCAAAACGGTGGAAAGATTTTCACAGATGAACCGACCCACAGGCATTTCACCTCTTTAAAAGAAAAGATATTGGATTTTCACAATAAAGGTCTCGATACCGTAACTTATCAGTTTCCTGCAGGAACTTATAAAATGGGCGACAGCTCGGCCGTAATCTCCAAAATCCGGGAGCGGTTATTTCTTTTAGGAGATTTAAAAACTAATGAACCTTCGGGTGAATTTGATAAAGAGATGCTTTCTGCCGTGCATCATTTTCAGTACAGGCATTCGCTGGATTCATCGGGCGTTATTGGGAAATCTTTCCTCGAATCATTAAATGTTCCGGGGCGCGACCGCCTCGAGAGAATGTTGGTCAACCTGGAACGTATGCGCTGGATCAGCCCTGAAGATGATGAATATCTGATGGTAAACATTCCGGAATACAAGCTTTTCGCATACAATTCGCAGGATTATCTATGGGATATGGATGTGATTGTGGGAACCTCAAACCGGAGAACCGTCGCCTTCAGTGATAAAATGTCGTATATAGATTTCAGCCCGTACTGGAACATTCCGCCGGGAATCTTGAAACGCAAAATTATTCCCGCGATGAACCGCAGCTCAAGCTACCTTGCGAGAAACGGCATGGAAAAAGTTGGCAAGCTTACCAGGGATATTCCTCTGATCCGGCAGAAGCCCGGCCCGAAAAATCCGCTCGGGAAGGCCAAGTTTATGTTTCCCAATACCTATAACATCTACCTGCACGATACCAACGAAAAATATTTGTTTAAAAGTAAAAACAAAGCACAAAGTTCAGGTTGCGTAAGAGTTGCCGATCCGCTGAAGCTTGCAAAATTCGTCTTGAAAGACAATAAAGATATCACCGACAGCATTATTGTTGAAAAAATGAATGAAGGAAAAGAAAACCGCGTTGTCCTTGCCAAGAAAATGCCGGTTTACCTTACATATTACACAACTTGGGTTGATCATAACGGAAACCTTATGTTCAGCAATGATATATATAAGCGGGACCGTAAACTGAAAGCTATGCTGATGAAAAATATTGTTGAACCTGTTGTGAAATCCCCAGAAAATAAAGACAAAGCAAGATCCGGTAAAATTTAA
- a CDS encoding HAD family hydrolase, with product MPLKAVLFDMDGVIVDTEPLHRKAYYKMFDDFGIEVDDEFYSTFTGSSTKSVCERLIERHGLEISWEDIAAIKRNYFKHYFDTDPDFDLIPGVKDLILHYHENRIKLVLASSAHMNTINWVFEKFDLEKYFIAKISGADLKESKPHPEIFELAAEMSGEPKDHCMVIEDSTNGIKAANAAGIFCAAFVSEHSVLQHYETADIVVYDFEELRVEKVGKYF from the coding sequence ATGCCCCTAAAAGCTGTACTTTTCGATATGGACGGCGTGATTGTGGATACCGAACCACTACACCGCAAAGCTTATTATAAAATGTTTGACGATTTCGGAATTGAAGTGGATGATGAATTCTACTCCACGTTTACCGGTTCATCTACGAAAAGTGTCTGCGAAAGACTGATTGAAAGACATGGTCTCGAAATTTCCTGGGAAGACATTGCCGCAATCAAGAGGAATTATTTCAAGCACTATTTTGACACGGATCCGGATTTTGATTTGATTCCCGGTGTAAAAGACCTCATTCTGCATTATCACGAAAACAGAATTAAACTCGTGCTCGCTTCTTCGGCTCATATGAACACGATTAACTGGGTTTTTGAGAAATTTGACCTCGAAAAATACTTTATTGCAAAAATAAGCGGGGCTGATCTAAAAGAATCCAAACCACATCCCGAAATTTTTGAACTGGCAGCAGAAATGAGCGGTGAACCAAAGGATCACTGCATGGTTATCGAAGATTCCACCAACGGAATAAAAGCCGCCAACGCTGCGGGAATTTTCTGCGCTGCATTTGTGAGCGAGCATTCTGTGCTTCAGCATTATGAAACTGCGGATATTGTGGTTTACGATTTTGAGGAATTGCGGGTAGAAAAAGTGGGGAAATACTTTTAA
- a CDS encoding membrane lipoprotein lipid attachment site-containing protein, which translates to MKKITLGILLLLAVSSCQKIEETVNTTVETAKQKAQQKATEAVQETVNEQLNKIVNAENIAFDSIFPQQNAALVENETGKKVAFPNGRPFYVFKYKTTDKDALLKSLVEQNTTDEAKSSKEFQKTDGASIIEKITFFEKFLPANTIDFSFLNEIKNDRSIEYYRVKRFPNFSTIIYNPKNQMVYQFVEVKK; encoded by the coding sequence ATGAAAAAAATAACCCTCGGTATTCTTCTGCTCCTTGCAGTGTCGTCCTGCCAAAAAATTGAGGAAACTGTGAATACCACCGTTGAAACTGCAAAACAGAAAGCCCAGCAAAAAGCGACAGAAGCAGTTCAGGAAACTGTAAACGAGCAGCTCAATAAAATTGTAAATGCTGAAAATATCGCTTTCGACAGTATCTTCCCACAGCAAAATGCTGCATTGGTTGAAAATGAAACCGGTAAAAAAGTTGCTTTTCCAAACGGGCGGCCGTTTTATGTTTTCAAGTATAAAACTACCGATAAAGATGCACTCCTGAAATCTTTGGTTGAACAGAATACAACGGATGAGGCCAAATCATCAAAGGAATTTCAGAAAACGGATGGCGCTTCAATCATAGAGAAAATTACCTTTTTTGAAAAATTTCTTCCCGCAAACACCATAGATTTTAGTTTTCTGAATGAAATTAAAAACGACAGAAGCATCGAGTATTACCGCGTGAAGCGCTTCCCTAATTTCAGCACGATCATATATAACCCTAAAAATCAAATGGTTTACCAGTTTGTGGAAGTGAAGAAATAG
- a CDS encoding methyltransferase family protein: MIQIGNFFFKYRNFLFIILYLLLFIPSPPIFGEKTFGRNYYLYPIILGLLVTVTGQIIRGMTIGLAYIVRGGRDKKVYADQLVTEGIFTHVRNPLYVGNILMLLGVGILANSLIYVAVIMPVFLFIYQAIVLAEENFLRGKFGASFDEYTQKVHRWIPNLSGIGKTFSAMSFKWKRWLIKEYNTQFVWLSGIALILLFKYPQLTDGDDRLRNTSAAIAVAVFLAYYLFVRYMKKSKKWTE, from the coding sequence ATGATACAGATCGGTAACTTTTTTTTCAAATACAGAAATTTTCTTTTTATAATCCTTTATCTGCTGCTTTTCATTCCGTCGCCGCCGATTTTTGGCGAGAAGACTTTTGGACGGAATTATTATCTGTATCCGATTATTTTGGGACTGTTGGTTACAGTAACCGGACAGATTATCCGCGGAATGACTATCGGCCTCGCTTACATTGTGCGGGGCGGGAGAGATAAAAAAGTTTATGCAGACCAGCTGGTGACCGAAGGCATCTTTACACACGTAAGAAATCCGCTGTATGTTGGTAACATTCTTATGCTTTTAGGTGTTGGAATCCTGGCCAATTCACTGATTTATGTTGCAGTGATCATGCCGGTATTCCTGTTCATTTATCAGGCGATTGTTTTGGCTGAAGAAAATTTCCTGCGTGGCAAATTCGGAGCGTCATTCGACGAATATACCCAAAAAGTACACCGCTGGATACCAAACTTGTCGGGTATTGGCAAAACTTTTTCTGCCATGAGTTTTAAATGGAAAAGATGGCTGATTAAGGAATACAACACGCAGTTTGTATGGCTGTCGGGCATTGCATTGATTCTTCTGTTTAAATATCCACAGCTTACCGATGGGGATGATCGCCTGCGCAATACTTCTGCTGCCATTGCTGTAGCTGTATTTTTGGCATATTACCTTTTTGTGAGGTATATGAAGAAAAGTAAAAAATGGACCGAGTAA
- a CDS encoding thiamine diphosphokinase: MENKKALLFINGDAPKKLPVTESYDIIACSDGAFHYLKSMNFPLHKLDFISGDFDSHSGADESLYAEKFIHTPDQDKTDFGKSLEILVEEGAKSVDVFGGSGAEMDHFLGNLTVAYSFKDKIEITFFDEFSTYYFIPNDFVLKDVKDKLISLYPFPVAENVVTNGLNWPLNSEILKITDRIGTRNFAVDDEIRISYQSGDLLIFVGGNYL; this comes from the coding sequence GTGGAAAATAAAAAAGCCCTTCTTTTCATAAACGGTGACGCGCCAAAAAAGCTTCCTGTAACGGAGAGTTATGATATTATCGCCTGTTCTGATGGTGCTTTTCATTATTTAAAATCAATGAATTTTCCGCTCCATAAACTGGATTTTATTTCCGGGGATTTCGATTCGCATTCAGGTGCAGATGAATCTCTTTATGCAGAAAAATTCATCCACACTCCTGATCAGGATAAAACCGACTTCGGGAAATCGCTTGAAATTCTTGTTGAAGAAGGGGCCAAATCCGTTGACGTTTTTGGCGGAAGCGGTGCCGAAATGGATCATTTTCTTGGAAATTTAACAGTGGCTTATTCTTTTAAGGATAAAATTGAAATCACATTTTTTGATGAGTTCTCAACCTATTATTTTATTCCGAACGATTTCGTTTTAAAGGATGTGAAGGATAAATTGATCTCGCTTTACCCTTTTCCAGTGGCGGAAAATGTTGTAACCAACGGCTTAAACTGGCCTTTAAATTCTGAAATCCTTAAAATTACTGACAGGATCGGGACCCGCAATTTTGCTGTGGATGATGAGATCCGTATCAGTTATCAAAGCGGAGACCTCTTAATCTTTGTTGGAGGAAATTATCTTTAA
- a CDS encoding serine hydrolase domain-containing protein: MKTKLFLIALLAIFQSVFAQDITGSWKAELEIRGSKLPLILNVKKNTAGYSATLDSPMQNAKDIPVSKIEFGNGILSFESSLIGLKYSGTYSSEPKIQGQFSQNGFQSALTFFPLDKPVQTMGKLPADYGKNLVKLDEYLSYLEKNNVEAGKVSIFKGGKEIYQRTFGENNLPGYNPKNNLFQIGSITKTMTAVMLHQLAERKKIDLNNKLSIYFPEVPNADKITLKQMLNHSAGLANYVDSESEPKWLTEYYTEKEILNYINSQKAIFEPGTSTEYSNTGYYLLTKILEKTTGQTFAENLSRMILKPAGLTKTFTISSKPVNVFRGFSYANGWIPVKDFDFRNVVGVGDIAADPGDLNKFISQLFSGKFLSLNTLESIKPKKNHQFGLGIARVPFYNKTFYGHSGGTYGTKSLMIYNEEDQLAVSYSLNADRMGANNFAFDILSLLYGLEVKLPVVNNQKLSEADLKTFEGKYTSTQIPLGIKVFVRNGGLFAQGDGQPAFPLEFVEKQTFKFDQANLKMIFLPAENKMTLIQNGEFIFSRILE; this comes from the coding sequence ATGAAAACTAAACTTTTTTTAATAGCACTTTTGGCAATATTCCAAAGTGTTTTCGCCCAAGACATTACCGGTTCGTGGAAAGCGGAACTGGAGATACGGGGAAGCAAATTACCGCTCATTCTAAATGTTAAGAAAAATACTGCAGGATATTCTGCAACTCTGGACAGCCCGATGCAAAATGCGAAAGACATTCCTGTTTCGAAAATAGAATTCGGCAACGGAATTTTGAGTTTCGAATCTTCCCTCATTGGCCTTAAATACAGTGGAACATATTCATCAGAACCAAAAATCCAGGGGCAGTTTTCCCAAAACGGGTTTCAATCCGCTCTTACATTTTTCCCTTTAGATAAGCCGGTACAAACGATGGGTAAACTCCCAGCAGACTATGGAAAAAACCTCGTAAAACTTGACGAATATCTTAGCTACTTAGAGAAAAATAACGTCGAAGCCGGTAAAGTTTCAATTTTTAAAGGCGGAAAAGAAATTTATCAAAGAACATTCGGAGAAAATAACCTCCCTGGATATAATCCTAAAAACAATTTATTTCAGATAGGCAGCATTACCAAAACCATGACGGCAGTTATGCTTCATCAGCTTGCCGAAAGGAAAAAGATCGATCTGAACAATAAACTTTCAATCTATTTTCCGGAAGTTCCAAATGCGGACAAAATCACGCTGAAACAAATGCTGAATCACTCGGCAGGGCTTGCCAATTATGTTGACAGCGAGAGCGAACCGAAATGGCTAACTGAATATTACACAGAAAAAGAAATTCTGAACTATATAAATTCCCAAAAGGCCATATTTGAGCCGGGAACCTCAACCGAATATTCTAACACCGGTTACTATTTGCTGACTAAAATCCTCGAAAAAACTACCGGACAAACTTTCGCGGAAAACCTCAGCCGAATGATTCTGAAACCGGCGGGTTTAACCAAAACTTTTACTATAAGTTCTAAACCAGTGAACGTTTTCAGAGGATTCTCTTATGCCAATGGCTGGATTCCGGTTAAGGATTTTGATTTCAGAAATGTGGTTGGTGTTGGCGATATTGCTGCTGATCCGGGTGATCTGAATAAGTTCATCAGCCAGCTGTTCTCGGGGAAATTTCTATCTTTAAATACATTGGAATCAATTAAACCAAAGAAAAATCATCAATTCGGATTAGGTATTGCAAGAGTACCTTTTTACAACAAAACGTTTTACGGCCACAGCGGCGGGACGTACGGCACAAAGTCACTGATGATTTACAATGAAGAAGATCAGCTCGCCGTATCATACTCGCTGAATGCAGACAGGATGGGAGCTAATAATTTCGCCTTTGATATTTTGAGCCTGCTTTACGGATTGGAGGTAAAACTTCCTGTTGTAAACAATCAGAAACTTTCTGAGGCAGATTTAAAAACATTTGAAGGGAAATATACTTCTACTCAAATACCGCTGGGAATAAAAGTTTTTGTACGAAACGGCGGACTTTTCGCTCAGGGCGACGGTCAGCCGGCATTCCCGCTTGAATTTGTAGAAAAACAAACCTTCAAGTTCGACCAGGCTAACCTTAAAATGATATTTTTACCGGCTGAAAATAAAATGACACTGATACAGAACGGCGAGTTCATTTTTTCCAGAATTTTAGAATAA
- a CDS encoding TM2 domain-containing protein, whose product METYGYTNPEDNKPNYVYRSEKKIAAALLGIFLGGFGANKFFLGYINEGIIQIVLNILTCGIASIVPFIEGIIYLTMSDQQFDKTYIKNKKSWF is encoded by the coding sequence ATGGAAACTTACGGCTATACGAATCCTGAAGACAATAAGCCAAACTACGTGTACCGAAGCGAAAAGAAGATTGCAGCTGCATTGCTTGGAATTTTTCTCGGCGGATTTGGTGCGAATAAGTTTTTCCTGGGCTATATCAATGAAGGCATCATACAAATTGTGCTCAACATCCTTACTTGTGGTATTGCGTCTATAGTTCCTTTTATCGAGGGCATTATTTACCTTACAATGAGCGATCAGCAGTTTGATAAAACTTATATTAAAAATAAAAAAAGCTGGTTTTAA
- a CDS encoding ABC transporter ATP-binding protein has product MIFGTLALTFIGALMAQVNPLVLKYSVDEVEKLIKLPDPMREGIHVLALISGILIGKELLNIFINFGQKFYGEKIRINTSSVLAQTAIDKILTYKVAYFSDENHQSGKLQTRIDRGIESLTRLVQNFFIDILPLFSNAIIALVVMYMQNVYVGLVSTVVVPIYFWVSSLQAKKLSGVRRTLRNQREQKTSGLLNLINSIMVIKSFVRENFEGKKQYDLQMQLMESQLYTRKTNFYYDGLKTFIEQFGVVLVILLTVYLVLNQQMTIGAIMLHIMLFNNVSAPIRQLHRIYDDMNDAMIYAEGYFDILNADSEKEPNGTVKREIKGNFELQNVDFTYPNGTKALQDVTMKIESGKTTALVGLSGAGKSTVINLLCKFYLPDSGKILLDGIDLNDYDNESLRGDIGLVLQKNHIFQGSIEDNIRYGNMDASFDEILEAAKKAYLHSQIIELPEQYKHDATQLSGGQQQRIAIARLFLKNPPIIFLDEPTASLDAIATEQIKNSLDAIKEGRTVIMISHSLSQILDSDKIYVMEKGKVTESGTHDQLIERHGTYRKIFDASARSLNLDKLVNSYREN; this is encoded by the coding sequence ATGATTTTCGGTACTTTGGCACTCACATTTATCGGTGCTTTAATGGCGCAGGTTAATCCATTGGTGCTGAAATATTCAGTTGATGAAGTGGAAAAACTTATTAAGCTCCCGGATCCTATGCGCGAAGGAATACATGTGTTAGCGCTGATTTCAGGGATTTTAATTGGTAAAGAACTTTTGAATATTTTCATCAATTTCGGACAAAAATTCTATGGTGAAAAAATAAGGATTAACACCAGTTCCGTCCTGGCACAAACCGCAATTGATAAAATTCTAACGTATAAAGTTGCCTATTTTTCGGATGAAAACCATCAGTCCGGGAAACTGCAGACCAGAATAGACCGCGGAATTGAAAGCTTGACCCGGCTCGTCCAGAATTTCTTCATCGACATCCTGCCACTGTTTTCAAATGCAATCATTGCATTGGTGGTGATGTATATGCAGAATGTTTATGTAGGCCTGGTTTCCACAGTTGTCGTGCCGATTTACTTTTGGGTAAGCTCGCTTCAGGCTAAAAAATTGAGCGGAGTTCGCAGAACCTTAAGAAATCAGCGGGAGCAGAAAACATCCGGGCTTCTGAATCTCATCAACTCCATTATGGTGATCAAGAGTTTTGTGCGGGAAAATTTTGAAGGCAAAAAGCAGTACGACCTTCAGATGCAGCTTATGGAAAGCCAGTTGTACACGCGCAAAACCAATTTCTATTACGACGGTTTGAAGACTTTTATCGAGCAGTTTGGTGTGGTGTTAGTCATTTTGCTTACAGTTTATCTCGTTCTCAATCAGCAGATGACCATTGGTGCGATTATGCTTCACATCATGCTTTTTAATAATGTTTCGGCGCCGATTCGCCAGCTTCACCGCATTTATGATGATATGAACGATGCGATGATCTACGCCGAAGGTTATTTTGATATCCTGAATGCCGACAGCGAAAAAGAGCCAAACGGAACGGTAAAACGTGAGATCAAAGGAAATTTTGAGCTTCAGAATGTAGATTTTACTTATCCCAACGGTACAAAAGCACTACAAGATGTCACGATGAAGATCGAAAGCGGAAAAACCACCGCTTTGGTCGGGTTGAGCGGCGCCGGAAAATCTACGGTCATCAATCTTTTATGTAAGTTCTACCTTCCGGATTCCGGGAAAATTCTCTTAGATGGCATTGATTTAAATGATTATGACAATGAATCTTTGCGTGGTGATATCGGGCTGGTGCTGCAGAAAAACCACATCTTCCAGGGCAGTATCGAAGACAATATCCGCTACGGAAATATGGATGCTTCTTTTGACGAAATTCTCGAAGCCGCAAAGAAAGCATATCTGCACAGCCAAATCATTGAATTGCCGGAACAGTATAAACACGATGCAACCCAGCTTTCGGGCGGACAACAGCAGCGCATTGCCATTGCCCGATTATTTCTTAAAAATCCACCAATCATTTTCCTGGATGAGCCTACGGCAAGTCTGGATGCCATTGCGACAGAACAGATTAAAAATTCTCTGGACGCGATTAAAGAAGGCCGGACTGTGATTATGATTTCGCATTCGCTTTCCCAAATTCTGGATTCTGATAAAATTTATGTGATGGAAAAAGGAAAAGTGACCGAGAGTGGAACGCATGATCAGCTGATTGAAAGACACGGAACTTACCGGAAAATTTTTGATGCCTCCGCACGAAGTTTAAATCTGGATAAATTAGTAAATTCGTATCGCGAAAATTAA
- a CDS encoding type III PLP-dependent enzyme domain-containing protein: MKIKYKELIDQTLYFPTEEFNVAENNLLFHDIPLMEVIEQFGTPLKISYLPKISQNIQRAKGWFREAFEKHEYTKSYRYCYCTKSSHFNFVIEEALKNDISIETSSAYDMDIVKSLYDKGKVDKNIEVICNGFKTDDYLQKISEMINSGFENITPILDNYRELDKLTESIDATFNIGIRIASEEEPKFEFYTSRLGIGYKDIIPYYSQKIAEHPNARLKMLHFFINTGIKDTAYYWNELYKCLRVYARLKKIAPEVDSLNIGGGFPIKTSLNFDYDYQYMVEEIVFQIKKFCEEEGVEEPNIYTEFGSFTVGESGANLYKIISQKRQNDREKWNMIDSSFMTTLPDTWAISRHFIMLPLNRWDDTYERVFLGGLTCDSDDYYNSEQHTNAIYLPVFSDTKPLYIGFFHTGAYQETIGGYGGVHHCLMPQPRHILIQKDEEGNFQYEIFREKQEPEDVLKLLGY, from the coding sequence ATGAAAATTAAATACAAAGAACTTATTGACCAGACCTTGTATTTCCCAACAGAGGAATTCAATGTGGCAGAAAATAATCTTTTATTTCATGATATCCCTTTAATGGAGGTTATCGAACAGTTTGGAACCCCTCTAAAAATAAGTTACCTTCCAAAAATTTCACAAAATATTCAGCGTGCAAAAGGTTGGTTCAGGGAAGCTTTTGAAAAGCACGAGTATACCAAAAGTTACCGTTATTGCTACTGCACGAAATCCAGTCACTTCAATTTTGTGATTGAGGAAGCACTGAAAAACGATATTTCCATCGAAACGTCTTCGGCTTACGATATGGACATCGTGAAATCGCTTTACGACAAAGGAAAGGTTGATAAAAATATCGAGGTGATCTGCAACGGTTTTAAAACCGATGACTATCTGCAGAAAATTTCTGAGATGATAAACAGCGGCTTCGAGAATATCACACCAATTCTTGATAATTACCGCGAACTCGACAAACTAACCGAAAGCATTGATGCTACCTTCAACATCGGAATCCGAATTGCGTCCGAAGAGGAACCAAAATTTGAATTCTACACCTCCAGGTTAGGCATTGGTTATAAAGACATTATTCCGTATTACTCCCAAAAAATCGCAGAACATCCGAACGCCAGGCTTAAAATGCTGCACTTCTTCATCAATACCGGAATTAAGGATACGGCGTATTACTGGAACGAACTTTATAAGTGTCTCCGGGTTTATGCCAGGTTGAAAAAAATAGCGCCGGAAGTAGATTCGCTTAATATTGGCGGAGGTTTCCCGATAAAAACATCACTTAATTTTGATTACGATTACCAGTATATGGTGGAGGAAATCGTGTTCCAGATCAAAAAGTTCTGTGAGGAAGAGGGTGTGGAAGAGCCAAATATTTATACTGAATTTGGAAGTTTCACGGTGGGTGAGAGCGGTGCAAACCTTTATAAGATCATCTCACAAAAGCGCCAGAACGACAGGGAAAAATGGAATATGATCGATTCATCTTTCATGACAACTTTACCCGATACCTGGGCTATTTCGCGTCATTTTATTATGCTTCCGCTTAACCGTTGGGACGATACTTACGAAAGGGTTTTCCTTGGAGGCTTAACCTGCGATTCTGACGATTATTACAATTCGGAGCAGCACACCAACGCGATTTATCTTCCCGTTTTCAGTGATACTAAACCTTTATATATTGGATTTTTCCATACGGGAGCCTATCAGGAAACTATTGGCGGTTACGGCGGTGTTCATCACTGTCTGATGCCGCAGCCAAGGCATATTCTGATTCAGAAAGATGAGGAAGGCAACTTCCAGTACGAGATCTTCCGCGAAAAACAGGAGCCTGAAGATGTGCTGAAATTACTTGGATACTAA
- a CDS encoding cob(I)yrinic acid a,c-diamide adenosyltransferase translates to MKIYTKTGDKGETALYGGTRVSKASARVESYGTIDELNAFIGSAKSEISDEKVLSQLKKIQFDLFTVGSESATPADKMFLANGNPRLPLTISEKEIEELELWMDDFDKDLEPLQFFILPGGGKAATSLHVARTVCRRAERALVFLNETEEVRPELIKYLNRLSDYLFILARYVSKLNDEVEEYWNPNNR, encoded by the coding sequence ATGAAAATCTATACCAAAACCGGCGACAAAGGGGAAACCGCACTTTACGGCGGAACGAGAGTTTCCAAAGCATCTGCCAGAGTAGAATCTTACGGAACCATCGATGAGCTGAACGCGTTCATTGGCTCTGCAAAGAGTGAAATTTCTGATGAAAAAGTTCTTTCACAGCTAAAAAAAATTCAGTTTGACCTGTTCACTGTGGGTTCAGAATCGGCAACGCCTGCGGATAAAATGTTTCTGGCAAACGGAAACCCACGCTTACCTTTAACCATTTCTGAAAAAGAAATTGAGGAACTTGAGCTTTGGATGGATGATTTTGATAAAGATTTAGAACCTTTACAGTTTTTCATCCTTCCCGGCGGCGGAAAAGCGGCGACATCGCTTCACGTAGCAAGAACGGTCTGCAGAAGGGCAGAGCGTGCTTTGGTTTTCCTGAATGAAACTGAAGAGGTGCGCCCGGAACTGATAAAATACCTGAACCGCTTATCCGATTATCTGTTTATTTTGGCGAGATACGTTTCAAAACTTAATGACGAAGTGGAGGAATACTGGAATCCCAATAACAGGTAA